A genomic stretch from Enterobacter dykesii includes:
- the rna gene encoding ribonuclease I — MALALCIFSAQAEPLKATQYGDFDRYVLALSWQTGFCQSMVERNRNEPDECRLQKERDNKADFLTVHGLWPGLPKSIAARGVDERRWMRFGCATRPIPNMPEVKASRKCNAAETGLSLSAAAKLNDVMPGAGGNSCLERYEYAKHGVCFGFDPDAYFGTMVRMNQEVKNSAVGKFLADNYGKTVNRSDFDIAVAKSWGKENIKAIKLTCNGNPAYLTEMQVSLKADTINNPLSAASFAPQPHPGNCGKQFVIDKAGY, encoded by the coding sequence ATGGCGCTTGCTCTCTGTATCTTCTCCGCTCAGGCGGAACCGCTGAAGGCAACACAGTATGGCGATTTCGATCGCTATGTGCTGGCGCTGTCCTGGCAAACCGGGTTTTGCCAGAGCATGGTCGAGCGCAACCGCAATGAACCTGACGAATGTCGCCTGCAAAAAGAGCGCGATAATAAAGCCGATTTTCTGACCGTTCACGGTCTATGGCCTGGCCTGCCGAAATCTATTGCCGCACGCGGCGTGGATGAGCGTCGATGGATGCGTTTTGGCTGCGCCACGCGCCCTATCCCGAACATGCCGGAAGTGAAGGCCAGCCGCAAATGCAATGCAGCCGAAACCGGACTGTCGCTTTCCGCGGCCGCAAAGCTCAACGACGTGATGCCGGGCGCGGGCGGTAATTCCTGCCTGGAACGTTATGAATATGCCAAACATGGCGTCTGCTTTGGTTTCGATCCGGATGCCTATTTCGGCACGATGGTGCGGATGAATCAGGAAGTTAAAAACAGCGCGGTTGGTAAATTCCTCGCCGATAATTACGGGAAAACCGTCAATCGCAGCGACTTTGACATTGCCGTTGCCAAAAGCTGGGGCAAAGAAAACATCAAAGCGATCAAGCTGACCTGCAACGGCAATCCGGCGTATCTGACCGAGATGCAGGTTTCGCTTAAGGCGGACACCATTAACAACCCGCTTTCTGCGGCGTCATTTGCCCCGCAGCCACATCCAGGTAACTGCGGAAAACAGTTCGTGATTGATAAAGCCGGCTACTGA
- the dcuC gene encoding anaerobic C4-dicarboxylate transporter DcuC — protein sequence MLTLFELLIGVVVIVGVARYIIKGYSATGVLFVGGLTLLIISAIMGHQVLPASATSTGYTATDIVEYIKILLMSRGGDLGMMIMMLCGFAAYMTHIGANDMVVKLASKPLQYINSPYLLMVAAYFLACLMSLAVSSATGLGVLLMATLFPVMVNVGISRGAAAAICASPAAIILSPTSGDVVLAAKAAEMSLIDFAFKTTLPISIVAIVGMGIAHFFWQRYLDKKENISHEMMDVSEITTTAPAFYAILPFTPIVGVLIFDGKWGPQLHIITILVICMLLAAVLEFVRGFNTQKVFSGLEVAYRGMADAFAGVVILLVAAGVFAQGLSTIGFIQSLISIATSFGSASIILMLVLVVLTMLAAMTTGSGNAPFYAFVEMIPKLAHSSGINPAYLSIPMLQASNLGRTISPVSGVVVAVAGMAKISPFEVVKRTSVPVIVGLIIVIIATEVLVPGAA from the coding sequence ATGCTTACGTTATTCGAACTCCTTATTGGAGTCGTCGTCATTGTCGGCGTCGCACGCTACATCATTAAAGGCTACTCGGCCACGGGCGTATTATTTGTCGGCGGTTTAACGCTGCTGATTATCAGCGCAATAATGGGGCACCAGGTGTTACCTGCCAGCGCGACCAGTACCGGTTACACTGCTACAGATATTGTTGAATACATTAAAATATTGCTCATGAGCCGCGGCGGTGATCTGGGTATGATGATCATGATGCTGTGCGGTTTTGCAGCCTACATGACCCACATCGGCGCCAACGACATGGTCGTTAAGCTTGCCTCCAAACCCCTGCAATACATCAACTCGCCGTATCTGCTGATGGTCGCCGCCTATTTCCTCGCCTGCCTCATGTCGCTGGCCGTTTCGTCAGCTACCGGACTTGGCGTACTGCTCATGGCGACGCTGTTCCCGGTTATGGTGAACGTCGGTATCAGCCGTGGCGCCGCCGCGGCAATTTGCGCGTCTCCGGCAGCGATTATTCTCTCCCCGACCTCCGGCGACGTCGTGCTGGCGGCAAAGGCGGCGGAGATGTCACTCATCGACTTCGCCTTTAAAACCACGTTACCAATCTCGATTGTTGCCATCGTGGGCATGGGGATCGCGCATTTCTTCTGGCAGCGCTATCTCGATAAGAAAGAAAACATCAGCCATGAAATGATGGACGTGAGTGAGATCACCACGACGGCTCCCGCGTTCTACGCCATTCTGCCGTTCACCCCGATCGTCGGAGTGCTGATTTTTGACGGCAAATGGGGTCCACAGCTGCACATCATCACCATTCTGGTCATCTGTATGCTGCTGGCCGCCGTGCTGGAGTTTGTACGCGGTTTTAACACGCAAAAAGTCTTCTCGGGTCTGGAAGTTGCGTATCGCGGTATGGCGGATGCCTTCGCTGGCGTGGTGATCCTGCTGGTTGCAGCGGGCGTTTTTGCCCAGGGTCTGAGCACGATCGGCTTTATCCAGAGCCTGATTTCTATCGCCACCTCGTTCGGCTCGGCCAGTATTATCCTGATGCTGGTTCTGGTGGTGCTCACCATGCTGGCAGCCATGACCACCGGTTCCGGTAATGCGCCTTTCTACGCTTTCGTTGAGATGATCCCGAAACTGGCTCACTCCTCCGGTATAAACCCGGCCTACCTCTCCATTCCCATGCTGCAGGCGTCAAACCTGGGTCGTACCATTTCGCCGGTGTCGGGTGTGGTCGTCGCCGTTGCCGGGATGGCGAAAATCTCGCCATTCGAAGTCGTCAAACGCACCTCAGTGCCCGTTATAGTTGGTCTGATTATCGTGATTATCGCCACGGAAGTGCTGGTACCCGGCGCGGCCTAA
- the pagP gene encoding lipid IV(A) palmitoyltransferase PagP yields the protein MIVRNTFFSILLFIFGQLTFSSVAQAEETATDKGWFSTFTDNVSQTWTAPEHYDLYVPAITWHARFAYDKEKTDKYNERPWGAGFGQSRWDEKGNWHGIYLMAFKDSFNKWEPIGGYGWEKTWRPLADENFHVGLGYTAGVTARDNWKYIPIPVLLPLASIGYGPATFQMTYIPGTYNNGNVYFAWMRFQF from the coding sequence GTGATTGTACGTAATACATTTTTCTCTATTTTGTTGTTTATTTTTGGGCAGTTAACGTTTTCTTCTGTTGCACAGGCAGAAGAAACCGCGACGGATAAAGGCTGGTTTTCAACCTTTACGGATAATGTTTCCCAGACCTGGACGGCACCTGAACATTATGATCTCTATGTCCCGGCAATAACGTGGCATGCGCGTTTTGCTTATGACAAAGAGAAAACCGATAAATACAACGAGCGTCCGTGGGGCGCGGGTTTTGGCCAGTCCCGCTGGGATGAAAAGGGAAACTGGCATGGTATCTATCTGATGGCCTTCAAAGACTCGTTTAATAAATGGGAGCCGATTGGGGGATATGGTTGGGAAAAAACCTGGCGCCCGCTAGCGGACGAGAACTTTCACGTCGGTTTGGGCTATACCGCCGGGGTCACTGCACGTGACAACTGGAAATACATTCCAATCCCGGTGCTGCTGCCTTTGGCCTCTATTGGCTATGGCCCCGCAACGTTCCAGATGACCTACATTCCGGGTACGTACAACAACGGTAACGTTTACTTCGCCTGGATGCGTTTTCAGTTTTAA
- the cspE gene encoding transcription antiterminator/RNA stability regulator CspE, protein MSKIKGNVKWFNESKGFGFITPEDGSKDVFVHFSAIQSNGFKTLAEGQRVEFEITNGAKGPSAANVIAL, encoded by the coding sequence ATGTCTAAGATTAAAGGTAACGTTAAGTGGTTTAATGAGTCCAAAGGATTCGGTTTCATTACTCCTGAAGATGGCAGCAAAGACGTGTTCGTACACTTCTCTGCAATCCAGTCTAATGGTTTCAAAACTCTGGCTGAAGGTCAGCGTGTAGAGTTCGAAATCACTAACGGTGCCAAAGGCCCTTCTGCTGCTAACGTAATCGCTCTGTAA
- the crcB gene encoding fluoride efflux transporter CrcB has protein sequence MLQLLLAVFIGGGTGSVARWFLSMRFNPLHQAIPMGTLAANLIGAFIIGMGLAWFNRMTHIDPMWKVLITTGFCGGLTTFSTFSAETVFLFQEGRIGWALMNMAINLFGSFAMTGIAFWLFSSASAH, from the coding sequence GTGTTACAACTACTTTTAGCCGTTTTTATTGGTGGGGGAACGGGTAGCGTTGCGCGATGGTTTTTGAGTATGCGGTTTAATCCCCTGCATCAGGCGATTCCCATGGGGACGCTTGCCGCAAACCTGATTGGTGCTTTCATCATTGGTATGGGGCTGGCCTGGTTTAATCGAATGACGCACATCGACCCAATGTGGAAGGTATTGATTACCACCGGATTCTGCGGCGGTTTGACCACCTTCTCAACCTTTTCTGCGGAAACGGTTTTTCTGTTTCAGGAAGGCCGTATCGGGTGGGCGCTGATGAATATGGCGATCAATTTGTTCGGCTCGTTTGCGATGACGGGGATCGCATTTTGGCTCTTTTCTTCCGCAAGCGCGCATTAA
- a CDS encoding deaminated glutathione amidase: MYVAVGQFAVTPDWHVNAKTCVNLMMQARQKGASLLVLPEALLARADNDPDLSVKSAQPLDGEFLQQLLAQSAGNTMTTILTIHVPSTPGRAVNTLVAIRDGAIVARYAKLHLYDAFSIQESRRVDPGDDIPPLLEIDGFRIGLMTCYDLRFPELALHLALQGADVLVLPAAWVRGPLKEHHWATLLAARALDTTCYVVAAGECGTKNIGQSRVVDPLGVTIAAAAEAPDLLVAEINSERIALARQQLPVLRNRRFAPPQLL; encoded by the coding sequence ATGTATGTAGCGGTAGGGCAGTTTGCCGTCACGCCTGACTGGCATGTGAATGCGAAAACATGCGTCAACCTGATGATGCAGGCCCGACAGAAAGGCGCGTCGCTGTTGGTTCTCCCCGAGGCGCTGCTGGCCAGAGCTGATAACGACCCGGATTTGTCCGTGAAGTCCGCGCAGCCGCTGGATGGCGAATTCTTACAGCAATTGCTCGCCCAAAGCGCAGGCAATACGATGACGACGATCTTAACGATCCATGTTCCCTCAACGCCGGGTCGCGCGGTGAATACGCTGGTGGCGATTCGTGACGGGGCCATCGTCGCACGCTACGCCAAGCTTCATCTCTATGATGCGTTCAGCATCCAGGAGTCGCGACGCGTTGACCCCGGAGACGATATCCCACCGCTGCTGGAGATTGACGGATTCAGGATCGGGCTGATGACCTGCTATGACCTGCGTTTTCCCGAGCTGGCGCTGCATCTGGCGCTGCAGGGGGCGGACGTACTGGTGCTGCCTGCCGCGTGGGTCAGAGGGCCGTTAAAAGAGCACCACTGGGCAACGCTGCTTGCGGCGCGCGCGCTGGATACCACCTGCTATGTCGTTGCCGCAGGAGAATGTGGCACGAAAAACATTGGGCAAAGCAGGGTAGTTGATCCGCTGGGGGTGACGATCGCCGCTGCCGCTGAAGCCCCGGATTTGCTGGTGGCGGAGATAAACTCAGAAAGAATTGCGCTTGCGCGTCAGCAATTACCCGTACTTCGCAATCGTCGGTTTGCGCCACCGCAATTATTGTGA
- the tatE gene encoding twin-arginine translocase subunit TatE codes for MGEISITKLLVVAALVVLLFGTKKLRTLGGDLGAAIKGFKKAMNDDDAAAKKSAEDDVPADKLSHKE; via the coding sequence ATGGGTGAGATTAGTATTACCAAACTGCTGGTGGTTGCCGCACTGGTCGTCCTGCTGTTTGGTACCAAGAAGTTACGCACGCTGGGTGGTGACCTGGGGGCTGCCATCAAAGGCTTTAAGAAAGCGATGAACGATGATGATGCAGCGGCGAAGAAAAGCGCCGAGGATGACGTCCCGGCAGACAAGCTTTCTCACAAAGAGTGA
- the lipA gene encoding lipoyl synthase, with protein MSKPIVMERGVKYRDADKMALIPVKNVATEREALLRKPEWMKIKLPADSSRIQGIKAAMRKNGLHSVCEEASCPNLAECFNHGTATFMILGAICTRRCPFCDVAHGRPVAPDANEPQKLAQTIADMALRYVVITSVDRDDLRDGGAQHFADCITAIREKSPNIKIETLVPDFRGRMDRALDILTATPPDVFNHNLENVPRIYRQVRPGADYNWSLKLLERFKEAHPHIPTKSGLMVGLGETNDEIIEVMRDLRRHGVTMLTLGQYLQPSRHHLPVQRYVSPDEFDEMKAEAMAMGFTHAACGPFVRSSYHADMQAKGEEVK; from the coding sequence ATGAGTAAACCCATTGTGATGGAACGCGGTGTTAAATACCGCGATGCCGATAAAATGGCCCTTATCCCGGTTAAAAACGTGGCTACAGAGCGCGAGGCGCTGTTAAGAAAACCGGAATGGATGAAAATCAAACTTCCGGCCGACTCTTCGCGTATCCAGGGGATCAAAGCGGCGATGCGCAAGAATGGCCTTCACTCCGTCTGTGAAGAAGCCTCTTGCCCGAACCTTGCTGAATGTTTCAATCACGGTACCGCGACGTTTATGATTCTGGGTGCTATCTGTACCCGCCGCTGCCCGTTCTGCGATGTTGCTCATGGCCGTCCAGTCGCGCCTGATGCTAACGAACCCCAAAAACTGGCGCAGACCATCGCCGACATGGCGCTGCGTTATGTGGTTATCACATCCGTTGACCGTGACGACCTGCGTGACGGTGGTGCTCAGCACTTCGCCGACTGCATTACGGCCATTCGCGAGAAAAGCCCTAACATCAAAATCGAGACGCTGGTGCCTGACTTCCGTGGCCGTATGGACCGCGCGCTGGATATCCTCACCGCAACGCCGCCAGATGTGTTTAACCACAACCTGGAGAACGTGCCGCGTATCTACCGTCAGGTGCGTCCGGGCGCTGACTATAACTGGTCCCTGAAGCTGCTGGAGCGTTTCAAAGAAGCGCATCCGCATATTCCGACCAAGTCTGGTCTGATGGTGGGTCTGGGTGAAACCAATGATGAAATCATCGAGGTGATGCGCGATCTTCGCCGCCACGGTGTGACCATGTTGACCCTGGGCCAGTATCTGCAGCCAAGCCGTCACCACCTACCGGTACAGCGCTACGTGAGTCCGGACGAGTTCGATGAAATGAAAGCCGAAGCGATGGCGATGGGCTTCACCCACGCAGCCTGCGGCCCATTCGTTCGCTCCTCATACCATGCCGATATGCAGGCTAAAGGCGAAGAAGTTAAATAA
- a CDS encoding YbeF family transcriptional regulator: MEYNNLPAKRLNEPGGEDKPQIFRTLRNIDLNLLTIFEAVYVHKGIVNAAKILNLTPSAISQSIQKLRAIFPDPLFIRKGQGVTPTAYATHLHEYISQGLESILGALDLTGSYDKQRTITIGCSPSVGVLVMPAIFQAVKEHAPQLLLRNVPLNEPDIQLAQFQTDLIIESGSFSARALGQNVLYADNLVLVCRQQHPALSEPLTIENLRNYDHSSFMTEGQSNHALRQRIDEIFPERQISFSSYNMFTTASLIGSSDMLCVMPSRLYSLLQKCWPLESIPLSQLNAESIEISLHYNKLSLRDPVLENVIRIIRQAF; this comes from the coding sequence GTGGAGTATAATAATTTACCGGCCAAACGACTGAATGAACCCGGTGGCGAAGACAAGCCGCAAATTTTTCGGACTTTACGTAATATTGATCTCAATTTACTGACTATTTTTGAGGCAGTATATGTCCATAAGGGTATCGTTAACGCTGCGAAAATTCTTAATCTCACGCCATCAGCAATAAGTCAGTCAATCCAAAAGCTTCGCGCTATATTTCCTGACCCGTTATTTATCCGTAAGGGCCAGGGGGTAACGCCGACGGCTTACGCTACCCATCTTCATGAGTACATCAGCCAGGGGCTTGAGTCGATTCTGGGCGCACTTGATTTAACCGGAAGCTATGATAAGCAGCGAACCATCACCATCGGCTGTTCCCCTTCTGTAGGGGTGCTGGTCATGCCTGCGATCTTTCAGGCCGTGAAAGAGCATGCGCCGCAGCTTTTGCTACGCAATGTGCCTCTCAATGAACCAGACATTCAGCTTGCCCAGTTCCAGACGGACCTGATTATTGAAAGCGGCAGCTTCAGTGCCAGAGCGCTGGGGCAAAATGTGCTTTATGCGGATAACCTGGTACTGGTTTGCCGCCAGCAGCATCCTGCTCTTAGCGAGCCGTTAACCATCGAAAACCTGCGCAACTACGATCACTCATCTTTCATGACCGAAGGGCAATCTAATCATGCACTTCGTCAGCGCATTGATGAAATTTTCCCGGAACGTCAGATCAGCTTCAGCAGTTACAATATGTTTACCACCGCTTCCCTGATCGGCAGCAGCGACATGCTGTGCGTTATGCCATCACGCCTGTACAGCCTGCTACAAAAATGCTGGCCGCTGGAAAGCATCCCGCTCAGTCAGCTTAATGCGGAATCCATCGAGATTTCACTGCATTACAACAAGCTGAGTTTGCGCGATCCGGTCCTGGAAAACGTCATCCGCATTATCCGTCAGGCCTTCTGA
- the lipB gene encoding lipoyl(octanoyl) transferase LipB — MYQDKILVRHLGLQPYEPVSQAMHDFTDSRDDSTPDEIWLVEHLPVFTQGQAGKAEHLLMTGDIPVIQSDRGGQVTYHGPGQQVMYVLLNLKRRKLGVRELVTLLENTVVNTLAEYGIDAHPRADAPGVYVGEMKICSLGLRIRKGCSFHGLALNINMDLAPFQRINPCGYAGMEMTQMCQWVETATPEHIRPVLLKHMLALLNNPPHEYIPA, encoded by the coding sequence TTGTATCAGGATAAAATTCTGGTCCGTCACCTCGGGCTGCAACCTTATGAGCCTGTCTCCCAGGCCATGCATGACTTCACCGATTCACGCGATGACAGCACCCCAGATGAAATCTGGCTGGTCGAACACCTGCCGGTATTTACGCAGGGCCAGGCGGGTAAAGCAGAGCATTTGCTAATGACGGGAGATATCCCGGTTATTCAGAGCGATCGCGGCGGTCAGGTCACGTATCATGGGCCCGGGCAGCAGGTGATGTACGTCCTGCTCAATCTGAAGCGTAGAAAGCTGGGCGTGCGTGAACTGGTGACCTTACTTGAAAACACTGTCGTCAACACCCTGGCAGAATATGGTATTGACGCGCATCCGCGCGCCGATGCGCCGGGCGTCTACGTTGGGGAAATGAAGATTTGTTCTCTGGGGCTGCGTATTCGTAAAGGCTGCTCATTCCATGGCCTGGCCTTGAATATTAATATGGATCTCGCGCCTTTCCAGCGCATAAACCCCTGCGGCTACGCCGGCATGGAAATGACGCAAATGTGTCAGTGGGTTGAAACCGCTACGCCAGAACATATTCGTCCCGTGCTTTTAAAGCATATGTTAGCACTACTTAACAATCCCCCGCACGAATATATCCCTGCTTAA
- the ybeD gene encoding DUF493 family protein YbeD: MKTKLNELLEFPTSFTYKVMGLAKPELVDQVVEVVQRHAPGDYSPSVKPSSKGNYHSVSITITATHIEQVETLYEELGNIEIVRMVL, encoded by the coding sequence ATGAAAACCAAACTTAACGAACTGCTTGAATTCCCTACCTCATTTACCTACAAAGTAATGGGTCTGGCGAAACCTGAGCTGGTTGATCAGGTGGTTGAAGTGGTACAGCGCCATGCGCCGGGTGACTACTCTCCGTCAGTAAAACCAAGCAGCAAGGGCAACTACCACTCGGTTTCTATTACCATCACTGCGACACACATTGAGCAGGTGGAAACGCTGTACGAAGAGCTCGGCAATATCGAAATTGTTCGTATGGTGCTGTAG
- the dacA gene encoding D-alanyl-D-alanine carboxypeptidase DacA has protein sequence MKTTFSARFVQRMALTTALCAAALSAAHADDLNIKTMIPGVPQIDAESYILIDYNSGKVLAEQNADARRDPASLTKMMTSYVIGQAMKAGKFKESDLVTIGNDAWATGNPVFKGSSLMFLKPGMQVPVSQLIRGINLQSGNDACVAMADFAAGSQDAFVGLMNSYVNALGLKNSHFQTVHGLDADGQYSSARDMALIGQALIRDVPNEYSIYKEKEFTFNGIRQTNRNGLLWDNSLNVDGIKTGHTDKAGYNLVASATEGQMRLISAVMGGRTFKGRETESKKLLTWGFRFFETVNPLKAGKEFASEPVWFGDNDRASLGVDKDLYLTIPRGRMKDLKASYVLNSTELHAPLQKNQVVGTINFQLDGKTIDQRPLVVLQEIPEGNFFGKIIDYIKLMFHHWFG, from the coding sequence ATGAAGACCACTTTTTCTGCTCGTTTTGTGCAGCGCATGGCGCTGACCACGGCCCTTTGCGCGGCTGCGCTCTCTGCAGCTCACGCCGATGACCTGAATATCAAGACCATGATCCCTGGCGTTCCGCAAATCGACGCGGAATCCTACATCCTGATCGATTACAACTCTGGCAAAGTGCTGGCAGAACAGAATGCCGATGCCCGCCGTGACCCGGCCAGCCTGACCAAAATGATGACCAGCTACGTTATCGGCCAGGCGATGAAGGCTGGTAAATTCAAAGAATCGGATCTGGTCACCATCGGTAACGATGCGTGGGCAACCGGGAACCCTGTATTCAAAGGTTCCTCTCTGATGTTCCTGAAGCCGGGTATGCAGGTTCCTGTTTCCCAGCTGATTCGCGGTATCAACCTGCAGTCTGGTAACGATGCCTGCGTGGCAATGGCCGATTTCGCAGCCGGTAGCCAGGACGCATTCGTGGGCCTGATGAACAGCTACGTGAATGCGCTGGGTCTGAAAAACAGCCATTTCCAGACCGTACACGGCCTGGACGCAGACGGTCAGTACAGCTCCGCACGTGATATGGCCCTGATTGGTCAGGCGCTGATCCGCGATGTCCCTAATGAATACTCTATTTATAAAGAGAAAGAGTTCACCTTCAACGGTATTCGTCAGACCAACCGTAACGGCCTGCTGTGGGATAACAGCCTGAACGTTGACGGCATCAAAACTGGCCACACCGACAAAGCAGGCTACAACCTGGTGGCTTCTGCCACTGAAGGTCAGATGCGTCTGATCTCTGCCGTGATGGGCGGCCGTACCTTTAAAGGTCGTGAAACCGAAAGCAAGAAACTGCTGACCTGGGGCTTCCGCTTCTTCGAAACCGTGAACCCACTGAAAGCAGGCAAAGAGTTTGCGTCTGAACCCGTCTGGTTCGGCGACAACGACCGTGCTTCACTCGGCGTTGATAAAGACCTCTACCTGACCATTCCACGCGGTCGTATGAAGGATCTGAAAGCCAGCTACGTTCTGAACAGCACCGAACTGCACGCCCCGCTGCAGAAAAACCAGGTTGTGGGCACGATTAACTTCCAGCTGGATGGAAAAACGATCGATCAGCGTCCGCTGGTTGTCCTGCAGGAAATTCCTGAAGGCAATTTCTTCGGCAAAATCATTGATTACATTAAATTGATGTTCCATCACTGGTTTGGTTAA
- the rlpA gene encoding endolytic peptidoglycan transglycosylase RlpA: protein MRKQWLGICIAASLLAACTSDDGQQQATVAPPQPAVCNGPIVEISGADPVYEPLNASANQDYERDGKSYKIVQDPSRFSQAGFAAIYDAEPGSNLTASGEAFDPMQLTAAHPTLPIPSYARITNLANGRMIVVRINDRGPYGNDRVISLSRASADRLNTSNNTKVRIDPIIVAQDGSLSGPGTACTTVAKQTYALPDRPNLDGGMGSVSSPAEPAQPGGEIRPISNDTLQSEDSTGAPVKSSGFLGAPTTLASGVLEGSEPTPAPAPVAAPATQPAPVTAPAAMQSAAVAAPTAASGSYMVQVGAVSDQARAKQYQQRLSQQFGVPGRVEQNGAVWRIQMGPFASKSQAASLQQRLQNEAQLQSFIAVAK, encoded by the coding sequence ATGCGTAAGCAGTGGCTGGGGATCTGCATCGCGGCAAGTTTACTTGCGGCCTGCACAAGTGATGATGGTCAGCAACAGGCAACCGTCGCGCCGCCGCAGCCTGCGGTGTGTAATGGCCCGATCGTTGAAATCAGCGGTGCCGATCCCGTTTATGAACCGCTGAATGCCAGTGCCAATCAGGATTACGAGCGCGACGGCAAAAGCTATAAAATTGTTCAGGATCCTTCCCGTTTCAGTCAGGCGGGCTTTGCCGCCATTTATGATGCCGAGCCAGGCAGTAACCTGACGGCTTCCGGGGAAGCGTTCGACCCAATGCAACTGACGGCAGCACATCCGACGCTGCCGATCCCGAGCTACGCCCGTATCACCAACCTGGCGAATGGCCGCATGATCGTCGTGCGTATCAACGACCGCGGCCCGTACGGGAATGACCGTGTGATTTCCCTGTCGCGCGCGTCTGCCGATCGCCTGAACACCTCAAACAACACCAAGGTCCGTATTGACCCGATTATCGTCGCGCAGGATGGTTCGCTCTCTGGGCCAGGAACCGCCTGTACGACGGTGGCAAAACAGACCTATGCCCTTCCTGACCGCCCAAATCTTGACGGCGGGATGGGAAGCGTCTCTTCTCCTGCAGAGCCTGCTCAGCCGGGGGGAGAAATACGCCCGATCAGCAATGACACCCTGCAAAGCGAGGATTCTACCGGCGCGCCGGTAAAGAGTAGCGGTTTTCTTGGCGCACCGACGACCTTAGCCTCAGGCGTGCTGGAAGGCAGTGAGCCGACTCCAGCCCCTGCTCCCGTTGCGGCACCAGCGACCCAGCCGGCTCCCGTAACGGCGCCAGCGGCCATGCAAAGTGCGGCGGTGGCGGCTCCAACAGCGGCCAGCGGCAGCTATATGGTTCAGGTAGGCGCAGTGAGCGATCAGGCCCGGGCCAAACAGTATCAACAGCGTCTGAGCCAGCAGTTTGGCGTACCGGGACGCGTTGAACAGAACGGCGCGGTCTGGCGCATTCAGATGGGACCGTTTGCCAGCAAATCGCAGGCCGCGTCCCTGCAGCAGCGTCTGCAGAATGAAGCTCAACTTCAGTCATTTATCGCTGTTGCGAAATAA